A genomic region of Nitrospinota bacterium contains the following coding sequences:
- a CDS encoding glycosyltransferase family 2 protein, with amino-acid sequence MISVVIAAYNEEGIIRQSVLKTLDYLRNEIAGSWELIVVNDGSADGTGAILDEMAKTETDLVVLHHLHNYGQGRALRTGFAQCHGDVIVTLDADLSYGPQYIKILTGSLKDKRVDIALASAYAKGGTVRNVPYYRLFLSKWGNYYLARMSQYSISTSTCVVRAYRREVIDSLFLTADGMELQLEILMKSAMMNFKVSEEPAELAWDMDKLMEADFGRVSKMRIFRTIALYLKMGWLFRPAYIFIIASLLLLGPGLYMAFYLALFRLAPTFMEHLGSGLSVAVSVSLAENLTKYAYSFGLSAALIIFGFQLFIFGMLMMQSKFYFDELYRLGQQIIFDNRRNREDKK; translated from the coding sequence ATGATTTCGGTGGTCATAGCCGCTTACAACGAAGAGGGGATAATCCGCCAGAGCGTCCTGAAAACGCTGGATTATCTGCGGAACGAAATTGCGGGCTCCTGGGAGCTTATCGTTGTCAACGACGGTAGCGCCGACGGCACCGGGGCGATCCTCGATGAGATGGCAAAAACAGAGACAGACCTTGTAGTCCTTCACCATCTCCACAACTACGGGCAGGGCCGGGCGTTGCGCACCGGCTTCGCCCAATGCCACGGGGACGTGATAGTCACCCTGGACGCGGATTTAAGCTACGGCCCTCAATATATAAAGATCCTCACCGGATCGCTGAAGGACAAACGGGTGGACATAGCCCTGGCCTCCGCCTACGCCAAGGGCGGCACGGTGAGAAACGTCCCTTATTACCGGCTTTTCTTAAGCAAGTGGGGCAACTATTATCTGGCGCGCATGAGCCAATACAGCATTTCCACCAGCACCTGCGTTGTGCGGGCGTATAGGCGGGAGGTTATAGATTCGCTATTCCTCACCGCCGACGGCATGGAGCTCCAGCTGGAAATACTAATGAAATCGGCCATGATGAATTTTAAAGTGAGCGAGGAGCCCGCGGAGCTTGCCTGGGATATGGATAAGCTCATGGAGGCGGATTTTGGCCGCGTCTCCAAAATGAGGATATTCCGCACCATAGCCCTGTATCTTAAAATGGGCTGGCTGTTCCGCCCCGCGTATATTTTCATCATAGCCTCGCTCCTCCTGCTGGGGCCGGGGCTATACATGGCGTTTTACCTGGCCCTGTTCAGGCTGGCCCCTACGTTCATGGAGCATCTGGGTTCCGGTCTGTCCGTGGCCGTTTCGGTGAGCCTTGCGGAAAACCTCACCAAATACGCTTACAGTTTCGGCCTCAGCGCGGCGCTCATCATTTTCGGGTTCCAGCTGTTCATCTTCGGAATGCTTATGATGCAGAGCAAATTCTATTTCGACGAGCTTTACAGGCTGGGCCAGCAGATAATTTTCGACAACCGCAGGAACAGGGAAGATAAGAAATAA
- a CDS encoding cobalamin B12-binding domain-containing protein, translating into MKVSLIHYDVDRITNEPGNKTVMKHFGHMPNIQLLYVAGTLEKLEVELQYLDIIGMGLSNHDMEERLKAFQPDVVGLSVFTSHFHNVVNFVGYIKSFLPDTKVILGGVHTSIFPEETLIYNPLVDYACVGEAEMVMPEFVRRFTARESFEGLKGLVWRDESGAVRYNGPAPVNLDLDSTPFPARHLVPNEVYYNFISTRRNYTVFNSSRGCPFACIFCEAAQSKWRARSAMNIADEFEECYEKHGIREIDLFDSSFTIKKQRVLDICAELIRRGLHKKIIWDARSRVDSIDQEMLEAMKEAGCYRIFYGLESGNPEILLKLRKKADVPQMRDIVNKTKKVGISAFGYFLVGSPGETYESYRQTVDLAKSLPLDFAIFNALVPFPKTQLYENYYVNNVNYDFWADYIKSPKPIETFLGRPWTNLTDEEVRQMSHKAMLEFYFRPVQLMRAVKTVGSMDQFARYCRAGVDMLSSYAANFMGGGSKPHKAG; encoded by the coding sequence ATGAAAGTATCCCTTATCCATTACGACGTTGACCGGATCACCAACGAGCCGGGCAACAAAACCGTGATGAAGCATTTCGGGCACATGCCCAACATACAGCTCCTTTACGTGGCCGGTACGCTGGAAAAACTGGAGGTGGAGCTCCAGTATCTGGACATCATCGGCATGGGCCTTTCCAACCACGACATGGAGGAGCGCCTGAAAGCATTCCAGCCGGACGTGGTGGGGCTCTCCGTGTTCACCTCCCATTTCCACAACGTGGTCAATTTCGTAGGCTATATAAAATCGTTCCTGCCGGACACTAAGGTGATCCTTGGCGGTGTGCATACCTCCATATTCCCGGAAGAAACCCTCATCTATAACCCACTGGTGGATTATGCCTGCGTGGGTGAGGCGGAAATGGTAATGCCGGAGTTCGTCCGCCGTTTCACCGCCCGGGAGAGTTTCGAAGGGCTCAAAGGCCTTGTGTGGCGGGACGAATCAGGCGCCGTCCGATACAACGGCCCGGCCCCGGTGAACCTGGATCTGGACAGCACGCCCTTCCCGGCGAGGCATCTTGTGCCCAACGAGGTTTACTATAACTTCATCAGCACCCGGCGCAACTACACCGTGTTCAACTCCAGCCGGGGATGCCCCTTCGCCTGTATTTTCTGCGAGGCGGCCCAGTCCAAATGGCGCGCCCGGAGCGCCATGAACATCGCCGACGAGTTCGAGGAATGTTACGAAAAACACGGCATCCGGGAGATAGACCTGTTCGACTCGTCGTTCACCATCAAGAAGCAGAGGGTGCTGGACATCTGCGCCGAGCTTATCCGGCGCGGCCTCCACAAGAAGATAATATGGGACGCCCGCTCCCGGGTGGACAGCATAGACCAGGAGATGCTGGAGGCCATGAAAGAGGCGGGCTGTTATCGCATTTTCTACGGGCTGGAGTCGGGCAATCCCGAAATTCTGCTAAAACTCCGCAAGAAGGCGGATGTGCCGCAGATGCGTGACATCGTGAACAAGACCAAGAAAGTGGGCATATCGGCGTTCGGTTATTTCCTTGTGGGAAGCCCCGGCGAAACCTACGAGTCTTACAGGCAAACGGTGGACCTGGCAAAAAGCCTTCCGCTGGATTTCGCCATATTCAACGCGCTGGTGCCTTTCCCGAAAACCCAGCTTTACGAGAATTATTACGTAAACAACGTCAATTACGATTTCTGGGCGGACTATATAAAATCCCCCAAACCCATAGAAACATTCCTTGGCAGGCCGTGGACGAACCTTACCGACGAAGAGGTGCGGCAAATGTCCCACAAGGCCATGCTGGAGTTTTATTTCAGGCCCGTCCAGCTTATGCGCGCGGTAAAAACCGTGGGCTCCATGGACCAGTTCGCGCGGTATTGCAGGGCCGGGGTGGACATGCTGTCAAGTTACGCGGCTAATTTCATGGGTGGGGGGTCAAAACCCCATAAAGCCGGGTAA